In a genomic window of Salvelinus fontinalis isolate EN_2023a chromosome 7, ASM2944872v1, whole genome shotgun sequence:
- the LOC129860202 gene encoding gastrula zinc finger protein XlCGF17.1-like, translated as MASVKLEDCSQTMELNVNIKDEDDKIGISLSQGDHVETFSTSREQQQEDHRAKRSHHCPHCEENFSILSKLKLHVKIHTGENLYSCTDCGKNFTTSKALTVHQRVHRGEKPHSCSDCGASFSQMGTLKRHERIHTGEKPYSCSDCGKSFAQLGDLKIHERIHTGEKPYSCSDCEKCFKTSTEQKVHQRTHTGEKPYSCSDCGKSFSQLGDFKTHERVHTGEKPYSCSDCEKCFKTSTEQKVHQRTHTGEKPYSCSDCGKRFSQLGDLKTHERIHTGLKPYSCSDCGKSFSQLGHLKTHERIHTGVKPYSCSDCGKSFSQLDNLKRHERVHTGVKPYSCSDCVKSFSKLDNLKRHERIHTGVKP; from the exons atggcgtcagtgaagctggaagactgcagtcaaacaatggagctgaatgtcaacattaaagatgaagacgATAAGATTGGGATATCTCTTTCTCAAg gagaccatgttgagacattctctacatccagagagcaacagcaggaagatcacagagctaagaggTCTCACCACTGCCCACATTGTGAGGAGAATTTTTCAATTCTATCAAAGCTAAAGTTACATgtaaaaatacacacaggagagaatctgTATTCCTGTACTGACTGTGGGAAGAATTTTACAACATCAAAGGCTCTGACAGTTCATCAGAGAGTgcacagaggagagaagcctcactcctgctctgactgtggggcgagTTTCTCTCAAATGGGCACCTTAAAAAGACacgaacgtatacacacaggagagaagccttactcctgctctgactgtggaaagagtttcgcTCAACTGGGCGACTTAAAAatacatgaacgtatacatacaggagagaagccttactcatGCTCTGACTGTGaaaaatgcttcaaaacatcaactgagcaaaaggttcatcagagaacacacacaggagagaagccttactcctgctctgactgtggaaagagtttctctcaactGGGCGACTTTAAAACACATGAACgtgtacatacaggagagaagccttactcctgctctgactgtgaaaaatgcttcaaaacatcaactgagcaaaaggttcatcagagaacacacacaggagagaagccttactcctgctctgactgtggaaagaggttCTCTCAACTGGGGgacttaaaaacacatgaacgtatacacacaggactgaagccttactcctgctctgactgcggAAAAAGTTTCTCTCAACTGGGtcacttaaaaacacatgaacgtatacatacaggagtgaagccgtactcctgctctgactgtggaaagagtttctctcaactggacaacttaaaaagacatgaacgtgtacatacaggagtgaagccttactcctgctctgactgtgtaaagAGTTTCTCTAAACTGGACAACTTAAAaagacatgaacgtatacatacaggagtgaaGCCTTAA